In Thauera aromatica K172, one DNA window encodes the following:
- a CDS encoding IS5 family transposase — MRGIDHKQNALFSYVNIEDRIAPDHPLRRIKTLADMVLRTMSPHFDALYAEGGRPSIAPERLLRASLLQCLFSIRSERALVEHIDFNMMFRWFVGLTLDEAVWDHSTFSANRERLLKESVMREFFGGVVAIAEWADLVSDEHFSVDGSLLRAWASHKSLMARDGSDEPPGPDQGRNPEVDFRGQKRSNKTHVSRTDPQALLASKGGAGAYLSFTTHALAENRNGLIVDVHTTQATGTAEREAALVMVKRTVKPADATREPTLAADRGYDTAEFIAALEPLGVLAHVAAKTKGSAVPVALKATEGYAVSLRRRKMIEEAFGWVKDIGTLRRLMARGLETIRAHALLNFAAYNLTRLGNLLAP, encoded by the coding sequence ATGCGCGGCATCGACCACAAACAGAACGCCCTGTTCAGCTACGTCAATATCGAAGATCGAATTGCCCCCGATCATCCGTTGCGCCGGATCAAGACGCTGGCCGATATGGTTTTGCGCACGATGTCGCCGCATTTCGATGCGCTCTATGCCGAGGGCGGGCGCCCCTCGATTGCGCCGGAACGCTTGCTGCGCGCGTCGTTGTTGCAATGCCTGTTTTCGATTCGCTCGGAGCGCGCACTGGTCGAGCATATCGACTTCAACATGATGTTCCGTTGGTTCGTCGGCCTGACGCTGGACGAGGCGGTATGGGATCACTCGACGTTCAGCGCCAATCGCGAACGGCTGCTCAAAGAGAGCGTGATGCGCGAATTCTTCGGCGGCGTGGTGGCGATTGCCGAGTGGGCAGATCTGGTCTCGGACGAGCATTTCAGTGTCGACGGTTCGCTGCTGCGGGCGTGGGCCTCGCACAAGAGCCTGATGGCGCGCGACGGCTCGGACGAACCACCGGGGCCGGACCAGGGGCGCAACCCCGAGGTGGACTTCCGAGGGCAGAAACGCTCGAACAAGACGCACGTCTCGCGCACCGACCCGCAGGCCTTGCTGGCCAGCAAAGGCGGCGCAGGTGCCTACCTGAGCTTCACGACTCATGCGCTGGCGGAGAACCGCAATGGGCTGATCGTCGATGTGCATACCACGCAGGCCACGGGCACCGCCGAGCGCGAGGCCGCGCTGGTGATGGTCAAGCGCACCGTGAAGCCGGCCGATGCGACGCGCGAACCGACGCTGGCCGCCGACCGGGGGTACGACACCGCCGAGTTCATCGCTGCGCTTGAGCCGCTGGGCGTGCTGGCGCACGTTGCCGCCAAAACCAAGGGTAGTGCCGTCCCCGTGGCGCTCAAGGCCACGGAGGGCTATGCGGTCAGCCTGCGTCGTCGAAAGATGATCGAAGAGGCGTTCGGCTGGGTGAAGGACATCGGCACGCTGCGCCGTCTGATGGCACGCGGGCTGGAAACGATTCGCGCGCATGCGCTGCTCAATTTTGCCGCCTACAACCTGACGCGGCTGGGTAATTTGCTGGCGCCGTAA
- a CDS encoding gamma-glutamyltransferase, whose product MKRQILLAAAVMMAAFGALAKQPLATGRGGAVATVSDEASRAAIEILDAGGNAVDAAVAAAATLGVTDPFSCGIGGGGFMLIYAASRVLI is encoded by the coding sequence GTGAAAAGACAGATTCTCCTCGCCGCTGCGGTCATGATGGCCGCCTTCGGCGCCCTGGCGAAGCAGCCGCTCGCCACCGGCCGCGGCGGCGCCGTCGCCACCGTTTCCGACGAAGCCAGCCGGGCTGCGATCGAGATCCTCGACGCCGGCGGCAATGCGGTCGATGCCGCAGTCGCCGCGGCGGCCACGCTTGGCGTCACCGATCCCTTCAGCTGCGGCATCGGCGGCGGCGGCTTCATGCTGATTTATGCCGCTAGCAGGGTGTTGATTTAA
- a CDS encoding HAD domain-containing protein, which yields MTAQKTYIFMDFDGVTHPLGGVEDFRSLPLIEGILRDYDEAHIVISSDWRMLYSLPRLSGRFSPDIRPRVLDTTPQLFAHQEAELYGLREREAMLWLSHRQLDAATTAWCAIDDAPGNWPTRSRLVLTDFKRGFGEEDATALRHMLEALRQGIRPRARPQQEGFIRCA from the coding sequence ATGACGGCACAGAAAACCTACATTTTCATGGACTTCGACGGCGTCACGCATCCCCTGGGCGGAGTCGAGGATTTTCGCAGCCTGCCGCTCATCGAAGGCATCCTGCGCGACTATGACGAAGCGCATATCGTGATCTCTTCGGATTGGCGCATGCTGTATTCGCTCCCCCGCCTGAGCGGCCGCTTTTCACCCGACATCCGCCCGCGCGTGCTCGACACCACGCCACAGCTGTTCGCCCACCAGGAGGCGGAGCTGTACGGATTGCGCGAGCGCGAAGCGATGCTCTGGCTTTCCCACCGTCAGCTCGATGCCGCGACGACGGCCTGGTGCGCGATCGACGATGCCCCCGGCAACTGGCCGACGCGTTCCCGGCTGGTGCTGACCGATTTCAAGCGCGGCTTCGGCGAGGAAGACGCAACGGCGCTGCGCCACATGCTCGAAGCGCTCCGCCAGGGGATCCGTCCCCGGGCCCGGCCGCAGCAGGAAGGTTTCATCCGCTGCGCCTGA
- the glmU gene encoding bifunctional UDP-N-acetylglucosamine diphosphorylase/glucosamine-1-phosphate N-acetyltransferase GlmU, producing MEVVVLAAGQGKRMRSVLPKVLQPLAGQPLLAHVLAAARALEARRICVVHGHGGEAVRTRLDAPDLAWARQEPQLGTGHAVQQALAHLTDGELALVLYGDVPLIGVPTLHRLVAASGDGRLALLTVTMDDPTGYGRILRDATGRVARIVEDKDARDEERTVKEVNTGILVAPVVRLRDWLGRIGNDNAQGEYYLTDIIGLAVADGVEVASVQPDTVAETLGVNSKAQLAELERLYQAGIARRLLDEGVTLIDPARLDVRGALRCGRDVEIDVNCVFEGEVELGDGVHIGAHCVIRNARLGAGTRVAPFSHLDGTAMGRDCVIGPYARTRPGTTLGDDVHLGNFVEVKNSAIADHSKANHLAYIGDADVGRRVNIGAGTITCNYDGANKHRTVIEDEVFIGSDSQLVAPVRVGRGATLGAGTTLTKDAPPDQLTVSRAKQMSIANWKKPLKQPR from the coding sequence ATGGAAGTCGTCGTTCTCGCCGCCGGTCAGGGCAAGCGCATGCGCTCGGTCCTGCCCAAGGTCCTCCAGCCGCTCGCCGGCCAGCCGCTGCTGGCCCATGTGCTGGCGGCCGCGCGCGCGCTCGAGGCGCGGCGCATCTGTGTGGTGCATGGCCATGGCGGCGAAGCGGTGCGCACGCGCCTGGATGCGCCCGACCTCGCCTGGGCGCGGCAGGAACCGCAGCTGGGCACCGGCCACGCGGTGCAGCAGGCGCTGGCGCACCTCACCGACGGCGAGCTGGCGCTGGTGCTGTACGGCGACGTGCCGCTGATCGGCGTGCCCACGCTGCACCGGCTGGTGGCCGCGTCCGGCGACGGGCGCCTCGCGCTGCTGACCGTGACGATGGACGACCCCACCGGCTACGGCCGCATCCTGCGCGACGCCACCGGCCGCGTCGCCCGCATCGTCGAGGACAAGGACGCCCGTGACGAGGAGCGCACGGTGAAGGAAGTGAATACCGGCATCCTCGTCGCCCCGGTCGTCCGCCTGCGCGACTGGCTCGGGCGCATCGGCAACGACAACGCCCAGGGCGAGTACTACCTGACCGACATCATCGGGCTGGCGGTCGCCGACGGCGTCGAGGTCGCCAGCGTGCAGCCGGATACCGTCGCCGAGACCCTCGGCGTCAACAGCAAGGCCCAGCTCGCCGAGCTCGAGCGCCTCTACCAGGCCGGCATCGCCCGCCGTCTGCTTGACGAGGGCGTCACCCTGATCGACCCCGCGCGCCTCGACGTGCGCGGCGCGCTCCGCTGCGGGCGCGACGTCGAGATCGACGTCAATTGCGTGTTCGAAGGCGAGGTCGAACTCGGCGACGGCGTGCACATCGGCGCCCATTGCGTGATCCGCAACGCCCGTCTCGGCGCCGGCACCCGCGTTGCGCCGTTCAGCCACCTCGACGGCACCGCGATGGGCCGCGACTGCGTCATCGGCCCCTACGCCCGCACCCGCCCCGGCACCACGCTGGGCGACGACGTCCACCTGGGCAACTTCGTCGAGGTCAAGAACAGCGCGATCGCCGACCACTCGAAGGCCAACCACCTCGCCTATATCGGCGACGCCGACGTCGGCCGCCGGGTCAACATCGGCGCCGGCACTATCACCTGCAACTACGACGGTGCCAACAAGCACCGCACCGTGATCGAGGACGAGGTCTTCATCGGCTCCGACTCCCAGCTCGTCGCCCCGGTGCGCGTCGGCCGCGGCGCCACCCTGGGCGCCGGCACCACGCTGACCAAGGACGCGCCGCCCGATCAGCTCACCGTGTCGCGGGCGAAGCAGATGTCGATCGCGAACTGGAAGAAACCGCTCAAGCAGCCGCGCTGA
- a CDS encoding AEC family transporter, whose translation MLDILAITTPVFVLIAVGFGAVRTGLFSTADVRALGRFVIQFALPALLFKTLSQRSFGEIMNLRFILAYLLGSLLACVAAALFARYVKKHAPLSAVFVGMGSSMSNSIFLGLPIALQVIGPVASVIVALVVMVENLLMLPLLLAAAESLGKPGLGLLPALRRIFERLLKNPLVIAISAGFAASLLELAIPAPVARAIDLLSVTSAGVALFVVGGNLVRIPVGGLLGDVGLISFAKLVLHPAAVVLALWLVPGVDPAYQAGAVLIACVPMLSIYPILGQQYGLESLCSAALVATTVASFITVALWIWAVGQAGLLAASAPG comes from the coding sequence ATGCTGGACATCCTCGCCATCACCACGCCCGTCTTCGTCCTGATCGCGGTCGGCTTCGGTGCGGTGCGCACCGGCCTGTTCTCCACCGCCGACGTCCGTGCGCTGGGGCGTTTCGTGATCCAGTTCGCGCTGCCGGCGCTGCTGTTCAAAACGCTGTCGCAGCGCAGCTTCGGCGAGATCATGAACCTGCGCTTCATCCTCGCCTACCTGCTCGGCTCGCTGCTGGCCTGTGTCGCGGCGGCCCTGTTCGCCCGCTACGTGAAAAAGCATGCGCCGCTGAGCGCGGTCTTCGTCGGCATGGGCAGCTCGATGTCGAACAGCATCTTCCTCGGCCTGCCGATTGCCCTCCAGGTGATCGGGCCGGTGGCGTCGGTGATCGTCGCCCTGGTGGTGATGGTGGAGAACCTGCTGATGCTGCCGCTGCTGCTGGCGGCCGCGGAAAGTCTGGGCAAGCCGGGCCTGGGCCTGTTGCCTGCGTTGCGGCGGATCTTCGAGCGGCTGCTGAAAAATCCGCTGGTGATTGCGATCAGTGCGGGCTTTGCCGCCTCGCTCCTCGAACTGGCGATCCCGGCGCCGGTGGCGAGGGCGATCGACCTGCTGTCGGTGACTTCGGCGGGCGTGGCGCTGTTCGTCGTCGGTGGCAACCTGGTCCGTATCCCGGTCGGTGGCCTGCTCGGCGACGTCGGCCTGATCAGCTTCGCCAAGCTCGTCCTCCACCCGGCGGCGGTCGTCCTCGCGCTGTGGCTCGTCCCCGGTGTCGATCCCGCCTACCAGGCGGGAGCGGTGCTGATCGCCTGTGTGCCGATGTTGAGCATCTACCCGATCCTCGGCCAGCAATACGGCCTCGAGAGCCTGTGCTCGGCGGCACTGGTGGCGACCACGGTGGCTTCCTTCATTACCGTCGCGTTGTGGATCTGGGCCGTCGGCCAGGCCGGGCTGCTGGCCGCGAGCGCTCCCGGCTGA
- the aroQ gene encoding type II 3-dehydroquinate dehydratase: MSKVLVINGPNLNLLGSREPGIYGATTLADVESGLRAQGGTLGVEVLCFQSNHEGAIVDRIHAARDEDVAWILINPGAYTHTSVAIRDALAGVAIPFVEVHISNVHKREPFRHHSYLSDVAEAVMAGFGTAGYGLALQYIAGRLG; the protein is encoded by the coding sequence ATGAGCAAGGTTCTCGTCATCAACGGCCCCAATCTCAACCTGCTCGGCAGCCGCGAGCCCGGGATCTACGGTGCCACCACGCTCGCCGACGTCGAGTCCGGCCTGCGCGCGCAGGGCGGGACGCTCGGCGTCGAGGTGCTGTGCTTCCAGAGCAACCATGAGGGCGCGATCGTCGACCGCATCCACGCCGCGCGCGATGAGGATGTGGCCTGGATCCTGATCAACCCGGGCGCCTACACCCACACCAGCGTGGCGATCCGCGACGCGCTCGCCGGAGTGGCGATCCCCTTCGTCGAGGTGCACATCTCCAACGTGCACAAGCGCGAGCCATTCCGTCACCACTCCTACCTGTCGGACGTGGCCGAGGCCGTGATGGCTGGCTTCGGCACCGCGGGCTACGGCTTGGCGCTGCAGTACATCGCCGGCAGGCTGGGCTGA
- the fabI gene encoding enoyl-ACP reductase FabI, giving the protein MQPIVDLQGKVGLITGIANEKSISTGVAEACAQAGARLVITYQNERTRAFIEPVVHRLGVEDVYLLDATRPDTQQEVFERIRARFGKLDFAVHSMAFAKRDDLHGRVVDTSADGFALAMDVSTHSFIRLARMCEPLMELAGGGSLVTMTYLGSEKVIPNYGMMGLCKAALEAATRYLAAELGPRNIRVNAVSPGPLMTRAASGIAGFDGLMAAAVDRAPMHRLVTPEDIGALTAFLVSDAGRLVTGGVHFLDAGYNIMA; this is encoded by the coding sequence GTGCAACCCATTGTTGATCTTCAGGGCAAGGTCGGCCTGATCACCGGTATCGCAAACGAGAAATCCATCTCCACGGGGGTGGCGGAAGCCTGTGCCCAAGCCGGGGCGCGACTGGTGATCACCTACCAGAACGAGCGCACCCGCGCCTTCATCGAGCCGGTGGTCCATCGCCTGGGGGTTGAGGATGTCTACCTGCTCGATGCGACCCGGCCGGATACCCAGCAGGAGGTGTTCGAGCGCATCCGTGCGCGCTTCGGCAAGCTCGATTTCGCCGTGCACAGCATGGCCTTTGCCAAGCGCGACGACCTGCACGGCCGGGTCGTCGATACCTCGGCCGACGGTTTTGCACTGGCCATGGATGTGTCCACCCATTCCTTCATCCGCCTGGCGCGCATGTGCGAGCCGCTGATGGAACTGGCCGGTGGCGGATCGCTGGTGACGATGACCTATCTGGGCAGTGAAAAGGTCATTCCGAACTACGGCATGATGGGGCTGTGCAAGGCCGCGCTGGAAGCCGCGACGCGCTACCTGGCGGCAGAGCTCGGTCCGCGCAACATCCGCGTCAACGCGGTGTCGCCGGGGCCGCTGATGACGCGCGCCGCCTCGGGCATCGCCGGTTTCGACGGCCTCATGGCGGCGGCGGTGGACCGTGCGCCCATGCACAGGCTGGTCACGCCGGAAGACATCGGTGCGCTGACCGCCTTCCTCGTCTCTGATGCAGGGCGGCTGGTGACGGGGGGCGTGCACTTCCTCGATGCCGGCTACAACATCATGGCTTGA
- a CDS encoding bifunctional enoyl-CoA hydratase/phosphate acetyltransferase, with product MEHAAPPLIQNRTFDEIQVGDFAQLVRTLRPEDIHLFAAMSGDVNPTHVDLEYARSGQFREVVGHSMWGSTLISTILGTEFPGPGTVYVSQGLHFWRPITIGDTLTITVTCREKFEHDHHIRFDCLALNQDGLKVIDGVAEVLAPTEKVSRPRVVLPEVTISDRELRYRHLLSISSGLTPIPIAVAHPCDRESLLGPVQAARAGLVEPILVGPEARIRGVAEEHGIDLAGLRIVDTEHSHASAEAAVALCRDGGAEALMKGSLHTDEMMSEVIRHLRTGRRISHVFLADVPSYPHPLMITDAAIIIEPTLMDKVDIIQNAIDLAHVLGLPDPKVAILSAVETVTPKIRSTIDAAALCKMADRGQIRGGLLDGPLAFDNAVSLVAAKTKGIRSAVAGQADILVVPDLESGNMVAKQLEYLANALMAGVVLGARVPIVLTSRADTAETRTASCAVVQLMAHRKREALKA from the coding sequence ATGGAACATGCCGCTCCGCCGCTCATCCAGAACCGCACTTTCGACGAGATCCAGGTCGGCGACTTCGCCCAGCTCGTGCGCACCCTGCGCCCCGAAGACATCCACCTGTTCGCGGCGATGTCGGGCGACGTCAACCCCACCCACGTCGATCTCGAATACGCCCGCTCCGGCCAGTTCCGCGAAGTGGTCGGCCACAGCATGTGGGGCAGCACGCTGATCTCCACCATCCTCGGCACCGAATTCCCCGGCCCCGGCACGGTGTATGTGTCGCAGGGGCTGCACTTCTGGCGCCCGATCACGATCGGCGACACGCTCACGATCACCGTCACCTGCCGCGAAAAGTTCGAGCACGACCACCACATCCGCTTCGACTGCCTGGCGCTGAACCAGGACGGGCTGAAAGTCATCGACGGTGTCGCCGAAGTGCTGGCGCCGACCGAGAAGGTCAGCCGCCCCCGCGTCGTGCTCCCCGAGGTCACGATCTCCGACCGCGAGCTGCGCTACCGCCACCTGCTGTCGATCTCGTCCGGGCTGACGCCGATCCCGATCGCGGTCGCCCACCCCTGCGACCGCGAGTCCCTGCTCGGCCCGGTGCAGGCCGCCCGCGCCGGGCTGGTCGAGCCGATCCTGGTCGGCCCCGAAGCGCGCATCCGCGGTGTCGCCGAAGAGCATGGCATCGACCTTGCCGGACTGCGCATCGTCGACACCGAACACAGCCACGCCTCGGCCGAAGCCGCGGTGGCGCTGTGCCGCGACGGCGGCGCCGAAGCGCTGATGAAAGGCTCGCTGCACACCGACGAGATGATGAGCGAGGTCATCCGCCACCTGCGCACCGGGCGTCGCATCAGCCACGTCTTTCTCGCCGACGTGCCGAGCTACCCCCATCCGCTGATGATCACCGACGCCGCGATCATCATCGAGCCGACCCTGATGGACAAGGTCGACATCATCCAGAATGCGATCGACCTCGCCCACGTCCTCGGCCTGCCCGACCCCAAGGTCGCGATCCTGTCGGCAGTCGAGACCGTCACCCCCAAGATCCGCTCCACCATCGACGCCGCCGCGCTGTGCAAGATGGCCGACCGCGGCCAGATCCGGGGCGGGCTGCTCGACGGCCCGCTCGCCTTCGACAACGCCGTCTCGCTCGTCGCGGCCAAGACCAAGGGCATCCGCTCGGCGGTCGCCGGCCAGGCCGACATCCTGGTGGTGCCCGATCTCGAATCCGGCAACATGGTCGCCAAGCAGCTCGAATACCTCGCCAACGCGCTGATGGCCGGGGTGGTGCTGGGCGCGCGCGTGCCGATCGTGCTCACCAGCCGCGCCGACACCGCGGAGACGCGCACCGCCTCCTGCGCCGTGGTGCAGCTGATGGCGCACAGGAAGCGCGAGGCGCTCAAGGCATGA
- a CDS encoding MaoC family dehydratase: protein MTDVSRNFHEFYGYRFEDLEVGMTAALARTITDADILMFAGVSGDTNPMHLNQDLAAASIFEGRIAHGMLSASYLSTVFGTRLPGPGSIYLSQSLRFKAPVRPGDTVIARVTLTALNPQRRRASFDTVCTVDERVVLEGEAELMVPAHD from the coding sequence ATGACTGATGTGAGCAGGAATTTCCACGAATTCTACGGTTACCGCTTCGAGGATCTCGAAGTGGGGATGACGGCAGCGCTGGCGCGCACCATCACCGACGCCGACATCCTGATGTTCGCCGGCGTGTCCGGCGATACCAATCCGATGCACCTCAACCAGGACCTGGCCGCGGCCTCGATCTTCGAAGGGCGCATCGCCCACGGCATGCTGTCGGCAAGCTACCTGTCCACCGTGTTCGGCACCCGCCTGCCCGGCCCCGGCAGCATCTATCTGTCGCAGTCCCTGCGCTTCAAGGCGCCGGTGCGCCCCGGCGACACCGTGATCGCACGCGTCACCCTCACCGCGCTGAATCCGCAACGTCGGCGCGCGAGTTTCGACACCGTATGCACAGTCGACGAGAGGGTGGTGCTCGAAGGCGAGGCCGAGCTGATGGTTCCGGCCCACGACTGA
- the glmS gene encoding glutamine--fructose-6-phosphate transaminase (isomerizing): protein MCGIVTAIAPDNVVPVLLEGLRKLEYRGYDSAGLAVLAGTLTRLRSAGRVAELAALADAHRLSAHVGIAHTRWATHGVPSERNAHPHLSGGLAVVHNGIIENFEAIKTRLQGEGYVFESETDTEAIAHLIHRKLQGGTDLFEAVRLATAELVGAYAIGVIAEAEPERAIVARRGSPLLLGIGGDGAVDGMYAASDTAALLQVTRRIVYLEDGDLAELRRDAYRVVRADGTPVERAEHLSSLSADAVELGKYRHYMQKEIFEQPQALANTLELIAGGGGISAQHFGARAAEVFDGVRRVLVLACGTSYHAGLVARYWIESIAKLPVTVEIASEYRYRESVPDPDTLVVVISQSGETADTLAALKHAKALGMERTLAICNVPESAIVRETALRFITRAGPEIGVASTKAFTTQLAAFALLTLALAKLNGRLSAADEERHLGALRHLPVAVQKVLELEPEIEKWAQRFASKEHALFLGRGSHWPIAMEGALKLKEISYIHAEAYAAGELKHGPLALVDKDMPVIAVSPHDELLEKLKSNLQEVRARGGELYVFADAGSEIPESEGVHILHMPEHYGMLSPVLHVIPLQLLSYHAALVKGTDVDKPRNLAKSVTVE, encoded by the coding sequence ATGTGTGGCATCGTCACCGCCATCGCTCCCGACAACGTCGTCCCCGTGCTGCTCGAGGGCCTGCGCAAGCTCGAATACCGCGGCTACGACTCGGCTGGCCTCGCCGTGCTCGCCGGCACGCTCACCCGCCTGCGCTCGGCCGGGCGCGTCGCCGAACTCGCCGCGCTCGCCGATGCGCACCGGCTTTCCGCCCACGTCGGCATCGCCCACACGCGCTGGGCGACCCACGGCGTGCCCTCCGAGCGTAACGCCCACCCGCACCTCTCGGGCGGCCTCGCGGTGGTGCACAACGGCATCATCGAGAACTTCGAGGCGATCAAGACCCGCCTGCAGGGCGAAGGCTACGTGTTCGAGTCCGAGACCGACACCGAGGCCATCGCCCACCTCATCCACCGCAAGCTGCAAGGCGGCACCGATCTGTTCGAAGCGGTGCGCCTGGCCACCGCCGAACTCGTCGGCGCCTACGCCATCGGCGTGATCGCCGAGGCCGAGCCGGAGCGCGCCATCGTCGCCCGCCGCGGCTCGCCGCTGCTTCTCGGCATCGGTGGCGATGGCGCCGTGGACGGCATGTACGCCGCCTCCGACACTGCCGCGCTGCTGCAGGTCACGCGCCGCATCGTCTATCTGGAAGACGGCGACCTCGCCGAGCTGCGCCGCGACGCTTACCGTGTCGTGCGCGCCGACGGCACACCGGTCGAACGCGCCGAGCACCTGTCGAGCCTGTCGGCCGATGCCGTCGAACTGGGCAAGTACCGCCACTACATGCAGAAGGAAATCTTCGAGCAGCCCCAGGCGCTTGCCAACACCCTGGAGCTGATCGCCGGCGGCGGCGGCATCAGCGCGCAGCACTTCGGCGCGCGCGCCGCGGAGGTGTTCGACGGCGTGCGCCGGGTGCTGGTGCTGGCCTGCGGCACCAGCTACCACGCCGGCCTGGTGGCGCGCTACTGGATCGAATCGATCGCCAAACTGCCGGTCACGGTCGAGATCGCCAGCGAATACCGCTACCGCGAATCGGTGCCTGATCCCGACACCCTGGTCGTGGTGATCTCGCAGTCGGGCGAGACCGCCGACACCCTGGCCGCGCTCAAGCACGCCAAGGCGCTCGGCATGGAACGCACGCTGGCGATCTGCAACGTGCCCGAGTCGGCCATCGTGCGCGAGACCGCGCTGCGCTTCATCACCCGCGCCGGCCCCGAGATCGGCGTCGCCTCCACCAAGGCGTTCACCACCCAGCTCGCCGCTTTCGCGCTGCTCACGCTGGCGCTCGCCAAGCTCAACGGCCGCCTGTCCGCCGCCGACGAGGAGCGCCACCTCGGCGCGCTGCGCCACCTCCCGGTCGCGGTGCAGAAGGTGCTGGAGCTCGAGCCCGAGATCGAGAAGTGGGCGCAGCGCTTCGCCAGCAAGGAGCACGCGCTCTTCCTCGGCCGCGGCAGCCACTGGCCGATCGCCATGGAAGGCGCGCTCAAGCTCAAGGAAATTTCCTACATCCACGCCGAAGCCTACGCCGCCGGCGAACTCAAGCACGGTCCGCTGGCGCTGGTGGACAAGGACATGCCGGTGATCGCTGTGTCGCCGCACGACGAGCTGCTGGAAAAGCTCAAGTCCAACCTGCAGGAAGTGCGCGCCCGCGGCGGCGAGCTCTACGTCTTCGCCGACGCCGGCAGCGAGATCCCCGAGTCCGAAGGAGTGCACATCCTGCACATGCCCGAGCACTACGGCATGCTGTCGCCGGTGCTGCACGTGATCCCGCTGCAGCTGCTGTCCTACCACGCCGCGCTGGTGAAGGGGACGGATGTGGACAAGCCGCGCAATCTGGCGAAGAGTGTTACGGTGGAATGA
- a CDS encoding acetate/propionate family kinase: MKAVLVLNAGSSSLKFALYALDRTLAPAPAVCGQVDGIGASPEVTLDTAAGERIREAVATAGGQGEQHRAALEHVFGLLVRHNPALDIAAAGHRIVHGGDHFSAPTRLDEAVLRTLDTFVPLAPLHQPHNLRAVRAVAALMPDVPQVGCFDTAFHRTQPALAQAFALPRRLSAEGIKRYGFHGLSYDYVARQLPEVIGERAKGAVVIAHLGNGASMCALRDGKSVASTMGFTALEGLMMGTRSGSLDPGVMLYLMEQKGMDTKALTRLLYKESGLLGVSGISQDMRTLLASAAPEAEEAVALFCYRIARELGSLAAAAGGLDALVFTGGIGEHAAPVREKVAAWSAWLGIAIDPAANTTPAGHARRLDTAGSRVAVAVVPTDEERMIARYTAETLGL, from the coding sequence ATGAAGGCCGTCCTCGTCCTCAACGCCGGCTCCTCGAGCCTGAAGTTCGCGCTGTACGCGCTCGATCGCACGCTGGCGCCCGCCCCGGCCGTCTGCGGCCAGGTCGACGGCATCGGCGCCAGCCCGGAAGTCACGCTCGACACCGCGGCCGGCGAGCGCATCCGCGAAGCGGTCGCCACCGCCGGCGGCCAGGGCGAACAACACCGCGCCGCGCTCGAACACGTCTTCGGCCTGCTCGTCCGCCACAACCCGGCGCTCGACATCGCCGCCGCCGGCCACCGCATCGTGCACGGCGGCGACCACTTCAGCGCGCCCACCCGGCTCGACGAAGCGGTGCTGCGCACGCTCGACACCTTCGTCCCGCTCGCTCCCCTGCACCAGCCACACAACCTGCGCGCGGTGCGTGCGGTGGCGGCGCTGATGCCGGACGTGCCCCAGGTCGGCTGTTTCGACACCGCCTTCCACCGCACCCAGCCCGCGCTCGCGCAGGCTTTCGCGCTACCGCGCCGACTGTCGGCCGAAGGCATCAAGCGTTACGGTTTTCACGGCCTGTCCTACGACTACGTCGCGCGCCAGTTGCCGGAGGTGATCGGCGAGCGCGCCAAGGGCGCGGTGGTGATCGCCCACCTCGGCAACGGCGCCTCGATGTGCGCGCTGCGCGATGGCAAAAGCGTCGCCTCGACGATGGGCTTCACCGCGCTCGAAGGCCTGATGATGGGCACCCGCAGCGGCAGCCTCGACCCCGGCGTGATGCTCTACCTGATGGAACAGAAGGGAATGGACACGAAGGCCCTGACCAGGCTGCTCTACAAGGAGTCGGGCCTCCTCGGCGTCTCCGGCATCAGCCAGGACATGCGCACCCTGCTCGCCTCGGCCGCCCCCGAGGCGGAGGAAGCGGTGGCCCTGTTCTGCTACCGCATCGCGCGCGAACTCGGCTCGCTCGCCGCCGCCGCCGGCGGGCTGGACGCGCTGGTGTTCACCGGCGGCATCGGCGAGCACGCCGCCCCGGTGCGCGAGAAAGTCGCCGCGTGGTCGGCCTGGCTCGGCATCGCGATCGACCCCGCCGCCAACACCACCCCCGCCGGCCACGCCCGCCGCCTCGACACTGCAGGCAGCCGCGTCGCGGTGGCCGTGGTGCCGACCGACGAGGAGCGCATGATCGCGCGGTATACCGCCGAAACCCTCGGGCTGTAA